One window of the Chryseotalea sp. WA131a genome contains the following:
- a CDS encoding SUF system Fe-S cluster assembly protein, with product MTESATIENNQPEINLRDKVLAAIKTVYDPEIPVDIYELGLIYEINIFPVNNVFIQMTLTSPSCPSAEAIPSEVEQKIKAIEGVNDVKVEVTFDPPYTQDMMSEVAKLELGFM from the coding sequence ATGACAGAATCTGCTACCATCGAGAATAATCAACCGGAAATCAACTTGCGCGACAAGGTGTTGGCGGCCATCAAAACCGTTTACGACCCCGAAATACCGGTTGATATTTATGAGTTGGGGCTGATTTATGAAATCAACATCTTTCCGGTAAACAATGTGTTTATCCAAATGACGTTGACTTCACCTTCATGCCCTTCGGCCGAGGCGATTCCATCTGAAGTGGAACAAAAGATAAAAGCTATTGAAGGGGTAAATGATGTAAAGGTAGAAGTAACCTTCGATCCACCCTATACACAAGATATGATGAGTGAAGTCGCTAAATTGGAACTAGGCTTTATGTAG
- a CDS encoding SufE family protein: MTIDEKQEEIVKEFSLLDGDQEMTIYYVMELGQKLPTFSESDRKEENEVKGCQSKVWMTAKLENEKMILSADSNTAITKGLVSLLVRIFSGQRPNDILLSELTFMKRIGMERFIGTQRSNGFAAMIKQIKMYAFAFKTQLAN; this comes from the coding sequence ATGACCATTGACGAAAAACAAGAAGAGATTGTAAAGGAGTTTTCGTTGCTGGATGGAGACCAAGAAATGACCATCTATTATGTAATGGAGCTTGGCCAAAAACTTCCAACCTTCAGCGAATCGGATAGAAAAGAAGAGAATGAAGTAAAGGGTTGTCAATCGAAAGTGTGGATGACGGCCAAATTGGAAAATGAAAAAATGATATTGTCAGCCGATAGCAATACGGCCATCACAAAAGGGTTGGTTAGTTTGTTGGTAAGGATATTTTCAGGGCAAAGGCCAAACGATATTTTGCTATCAGAGCTTACGTTTATGAAACGAATTGGAATGGAACGGTTTATAGGCACACAGCGTTCTAATGGTTTTGCAGCCATGATCAAGCAAATAAAAATGTACGCCTTTGCCTTTAAAACGCAATTGGCCAATTAA
- a CDS encoding BrxA/BrxB family bacilliredoxin: MYPENLVAPMRTDLTVAGFKELKSAEAVDQELKQQKGTTLLVVNSVCGCAAGAARPGIKWALQNSAKKPAHLTTVFAGVDKEAVAKAREYTLPYPPSSPSIALFKDGELVHFVERHHIEGRNAQMIGQHLVEVFEEFC; this comes from the coding sequence ATGTATCCCGAAAATTTAGTAGCCCCCATGCGTACCGACTTAACGGTGGCTGGCTTTAAAGAATTAAAATCTGCAGAAGCAGTAGACCAAGAATTGAAACAACAAAAAGGAACAACCCTATTAGTTGTAAATTCTGTTTGTGGTTGTGCGGCAGGTGCTGCAAGGCCAGGCATTAAATGGGCGCTTCAAAATTCAGCCAAAAAACCAGCACATTTAACAACTGTATTTGCTGGTGTAGATAAAGAAGCGGTAGCAAAAGCGCGAGAATACACATTGCCTTATCCGCCCTCGTCTCCAAGTATCGCATTGTTCAAAGATGGCGAACTTGTTCACTTTGTGGAGCGTCACCACATTGAAGGCAGAAACGCCCAAATGATTGGTCAACATTTAGTAGAAGTATTTGAAGAGTTCTGCTAA
- a CDS encoding molybdenum cofactor biosynthesis protein MoaE, which translates to MIEITAIKIDREKVVNAACDLEAGAVCTFIGTVRSKTSHKKVVRLEYECYEPMAISEINKIIEKAKGRWPILKVAISHRMGTLQIGDEAVVLAVSTPHRNESFEACQFIIDTLKQTVPIWKKEVFEGGEEWVSAHP; encoded by the coding sequence ATGATTGAGATAACCGCAATTAAAATAGACCGAGAAAAAGTCGTCAATGCCGCTTGTGATTTAGAAGCTGGTGCGGTTTGTACTTTTATCGGAACTGTGCGCTCCAAAACTTCTCATAAAAAAGTAGTCCGATTGGAGTACGAATGCTATGAACCCATGGCTATTTCTGAGATCAATAAAATCATCGAAAAGGCAAAAGGGCGATGGCCTATTTTGAAAGTAGCCATCAGTCACAGAATGGGAACACTTCAGATAGGTGATGAAGCGGTGGTTTTGGCTGTCTCAACCCCTCATCGGAATGAATCCTTCGAGGCGTGTCAGTTTATCATCGACACCTTAAAGCAAACCGTACCCATCTGGAAGAAGGAAGTCTTTGAGGGCGGAGAAGAATGGGTTTCAGCACATCCCTAA
- a CDS encoding sulfite exporter TauE/SafE family protein, which translates to MEFCILLLSFFIIAFIYSSVGFGGGSSYLALLAQPFFHLLPDTIRPTALLCNIVVVTGGTLIFYKQNKIDWKEVWPFLIASLPLALLGGLWKLNQHSFFLLLAITLVIASVLLWIQPETIHGENKWLKRLESKIALGGVIGFLSGLVSIGGGIFLSPILHLTNWAEAKRISALASVFILVNSISGLLGQFLGKGIDLQWSFILPLLVVVLVGGQVGSRLGAIRLNPLYIKRITAVLILVAAFNILKDHL; encoded by the coding sequence ATGGAATTTTGTATTCTCTTACTTTCTTTTTTTATCATCGCTTTTATCTATTCTTCCGTGGGCTTTGGCGGTGGCTCTAGCTATCTGGCTCTTCTTGCACAACCTTTTTTCCATTTGCTTCCGGACACCATTCGTCCTACTGCGCTACTGTGCAATATTGTAGTGGTGACGGGTGGCACCCTCATTTTTTACAAGCAAAATAAAATTGACTGGAAAGAAGTTTGGCCTTTCTTAATAGCCAGTCTGCCGCTGGCGTTGTTAGGTGGATTGTGGAAACTAAACCAACATTCGTTTTTTCTTTTGCTTGCGATTACGTTGGTCATCGCGTCTGTTTTGCTTTGGATACAACCCGAAACCATACATGGTGAGAACAAATGGCTCAAACGACTGGAGTCGAAGATTGCACTCGGTGGTGTCATTGGTTTTCTTTCAGGCTTGGTGAGTATTGGCGGAGGCATTTTCCTTTCGCCCATTTTGCATTTAACCAATTGGGCGGAGGCCAAACGGATATCGGCATTGGCCAGTGTATTTATTTTGGTCAATTCCATCAGTGGGTTGCTGGGTCAATTTTTGGGTAAAGGCATTGATTTACAATGGAGTTTTATCTTGCCATTATTAGTAGTAGTTTTAGTTGGCGGACAAGTTGGTTCGCGCTTGGGCGCGATTCGCCTAAACCCATTATACATTAAAAGAATTACAGCCGTATTGATTTTGGTGGCTGCGTTTAATATTTTGAAGGATCATTTGTGA
- a CDS encoding cysteine desulfurase, which produces MDIQKIRKEFPVLHQLVNGKPLIYFDNAATNQKPKRVIYALTSYYEGYNANIHRGIHTLAEKATRAYEDTREAMQRFINAAHTEEVIFTSGVTGSINLVASSYGRAFLKAGDEIIVSGLEHHSNIVPWQMVCEEKKAILKVIPVTEIGELDMEAFSKLLSPKTKIVAVNHASNSLGTINPAKEIVRLAHEVGAVVLIDGAQAAAHLPIDVQDLDCDFYCISSHKMFGPTGTGIVYGKKELLEKMPPYMGGGEMIKDVTFAKTTFNDLPYKFEAGTPNIADVVALKEAVTFIDELGKENIAIHEDSLLKHLQERLKELPCVRLVGTSAHKVSVQSFIVEGIHHFDVGQMLDARGIAVRTGHHCTQPLMDSLGLEGTVRASFSVYNTIEEIDTLVEGLKKLIHSIK; this is translated from the coding sequence TTGGACATTCAAAAAATAAGGAAGGAGTTCCCTGTGCTTCATCAATTGGTCAATGGCAAGCCACTCATTTATTTTGACAATGCTGCCACGAATCAAAAACCTAAGCGCGTTATCTATGCTTTGACGAGTTATTATGAAGGCTACAACGCCAATATACATCGAGGTATACATACGTTGGCGGAAAAAGCAACTCGTGCGTATGAAGATACGCGCGAGGCCATGCAGCGTTTTATAAATGCCGCCCATACCGAAGAAGTTATTTTTACAAGTGGCGTCACAGGAAGTATCAACTTAGTGGCTTCGTCCTATGGAAGAGCATTCTTGAAAGCGGGTGATGAAATCATTGTTTCAGGGTTGGAGCATCATTCGAACATTGTTCCATGGCAGATGGTGTGCGAAGAAAAGAAGGCAATTTTAAAAGTCATTCCCGTTACCGAAATCGGTGAGTTAGATATGGAAGCGTTTTCCAAACTGCTTTCACCAAAAACAAAAATCGTTGCTGTTAATCATGCTTCTAATAGTTTAGGCACCATCAATCCCGCCAAGGAAATTGTTAGGCTGGCACACGAAGTTGGAGCAGTAGTGTTGATAGATGGAGCACAGGCCGCTGCTCATCTTCCCATAGATGTGCAAGATTTGGATTGTGATTTCTATTGTATCTCATCGCACAAAATGTTTGGCCCCACAGGCACCGGAATAGTGTACGGTAAAAAAGAATTGTTGGAAAAAATGCCACCCTACATGGGCGGTGGTGAAATGATAAAAGACGTTACGTTCGCAAAAACCACGTTCAACGATTTACCCTACAAGTTTGAGGCAGGCACACCTAACATAGCTGATGTAGTGGCACTGAAAGAAGCAGTTACTTTTATTGATGAACTGGGTAAAGAGAACATTGCCATTCATGAAGATAGTCTATTAAAACACCTACAAGAAAGATTAAAAGAATTGCCGTGCGTGCGATTGGTTGGGACTTCGGCTCATAAAGTGAGTGTACAATCTTTTATTGTAGAAGGCATTCATCATTTTGATGTTGGGCAGATGCTCGATGCACGGGGCATTGCAGTGCGCACCGGGCATCATTGCACCCAACCGTTGATGGACAGCCTCGGGTTGGAGGGAACGGTACGAGCCTCTTTTTCGGTTTACAATACCATTGAAGAAATTGATACCTTAGTGGAAGGTTTGAAAAAATTGATCCATTCAATTAAATGA
- the sufB gene encoding Fe-S cluster assembly protein SufB, whose amino-acid sequence MSKDNQVLEEITSKEYEHGWNVNLEVDEAPMGLNEGTVRFISAKKNEPEWLLEWRLKAFRQWQKMEEPTWPNVHYPKINYQDIIYYSAPKKKKELKDLNEVDPELIKTFEKLGISLTEQKRLTGVAVDAVIDSVSVATTFKETLGELGIIFCSFSEAVKEHPELIKKYLGSVVPINDNYFAALNSAVFSDGSFCYIPKGVRCPMELSTYFRINAANTGQFERTLIVADEGSYVSYLEGCTAPMRDENQLHAAVVELYAMKDAEIKYSTVQNWYPGDKNGKGGIYNFVTKRGLCFGDHSKISWTQVETGSAITWKYPSCVLKGDYSMGEFYSVAVTNNYQQADTGTKMIHIGKNTKSRIVSKGISAGKSQNSYRGQVQVLKRASNARNFSQCDSLLMGDQCGAHTFPYIDVENQTARIEHEATTSKIGEDQIFYCLQRGIDEEAAVALIVNGYAKEVLNQLPMEFAVEAQKLLALTLEGSVG is encoded by the coding sequence ATGAGCAAGGATAATCAAGTTCTGGAGGAAATCACCTCAAAAGAGTACGAACATGGCTGGAATGTAAACCTAGAGGTGGATGAAGCCCCCATGGGTTTGAATGAAGGCACCGTGCGGTTTATCTCTGCGAAAAAGAATGAGCCAGAGTGGTTATTGGAGTGGCGACTAAAAGCCTTCCGCCAATGGCAAAAAATGGAAGAACCCACTTGGCCAAATGTGCACTATCCTAAAATCAACTATCAAGATATCATCTACTACTCTGCCCCCAAGAAAAAGAAGGAATTAAAAGATTTGAACGAGGTTGACCCCGAGTTGATAAAGACATTTGAAAAATTGGGCATTTCGTTAACCGAGCAAAAGCGATTGACTGGCGTGGCCGTAGATGCCGTGATTGATAGCGTGTCGGTAGCAACAACTTTTAAAGAAACATTGGGCGAATTGGGAATCATCTTCTGTTCCTTTAGCGAGGCCGTAAAAGAGCACCCGGAATTGATTAAAAAATATTTGGGCTCGGTAGTTCCTATCAACGATAACTATTTTGCGGCACTTAACTCGGCCGTCTTTTCAGATGGTTCATTTTGTTACATTCCAAAAGGAGTGCGTTGCCCAATGGAGTTGAGTACGTACTTCCGTATCAACGCTGCCAACACGGGTCAATTTGAAAGAACACTAATCGTAGCTGATGAGGGCTCTTATGTCAGCTATTTGGAAGGTTGCACAGCACCCATGCGTGACGAAAATCAATTGCATGCAGCCGTGGTGGAACTTTACGCGATGAAGGATGCCGAGATAAAATACTCGACAGTTCAAAACTGGTATCCCGGAGATAAAAATGGAAAAGGCGGCATCTATAATTTTGTAACCAAGCGTGGCCTTTGCTTTGGCGACCACTCCAAAATTTCGTGGACGCAAGTAGAGACTGGTTCGGCCATCACCTGGAAATATCCTTCTTGTGTATTGAAGGGCGATTACTCGATGGGTGAATTTTATTCCGTTGCCGTTACCAATAATTATCAGCAAGCCGATACGGGCACGAAAATGATTCACATCGGTAAAAACACCAAGTCAAGAATTGTTTCGAAAGGTATTTCCGCGGGGAAATCTCAAAATAGTTACCGCGGGCAAGTGCAGGTATTGAAGCGCGCCAGCAACGCACGTAATTTTTCTCAATGCGATTCACTGTTAATGGGCGACCAATGCGGGGCACATACCTTTCCGTATATCGATGTTGAAAACCAAACAGCACGTATCGAACACGAAGCAACTACTTCTAAAATCGGTGAAGACCAGATTTTCTATTGCTTACAGCGCGGTATTGATGAAGAAGCAGCCGTGGCATTAATCGTAAATGGGTATGCAAAAGAAGTGTTGAACCAATTACCGATGGAGTTTGCCGTGGAGGCCCAAAAACTCTTGGCGCTTACGCTGGAAGGAAGTGTAGGTTAA
- the sufC gene encoding Fe-S cluster assembly ATPase SufC yields MLTIKNLQASIEGKQILNGIDLQVNAGEVHAIMGPNGSGKSTLASVLAGREEYEVTGGEVEFRGKNLLELEPNERAGEGIFLAFQYPVEIPGVSTVNFMKTAVNKIKAYRGQSPLDAVAFLQLMKEKMKLVEIDQSLLSRSLNEGFSGGEKKRNEIFQMAMLEPTLSILDETDSGLDIDALRIVANGVNTLRNKNNATIVVTHYQRLLDYIVPDFVHVLYKGRIVKSAGKELAKELEAKGYDWIKAEELVN; encoded by the coding sequence ATGTTGACAATAAAAAATTTACAAGCCAGTATTGAAGGAAAGCAAATCTTAAACGGAATTGACTTGCAAGTGAACGCAGGTGAAGTTCATGCCATCATGGGGCCTAACGGCTCTGGTAAGAGTACGTTGGCTTCTGTGCTCGCTGGCCGCGAGGAATACGAAGTTACGGGTGGCGAAGTGGAGTTTCGCGGAAAAAATCTATTGGAGCTTGAACCCAACGAGAGAGCAGGCGAAGGCATTTTTCTGGCTTTTCAATATCCCGTAGAGATTCCGGGAGTGAGTACCGTCAATTTTATGAAGACGGCTGTGAACAAAATCAAAGCATATCGTGGACAAAGTCCCTTAGATGCTGTGGCTTTTCTTCAGTTAATGAAAGAGAAAATGAAGTTGGTTGAAATTGACCAATCGCTGTTGAGCCGCTCGTTGAATGAAGGGTTTTCGGGAGGAGAAAAAAAGCGCAACGAAATTTTTCAAATGGCGATGCTCGAACCTACCCTATCCATTTTAGATGAAACCGACTCTGGTTTGGACATAGATGCTTTACGAATTGTGGCCAATGGAGTGAATACGCTTCGTAATAAGAACAACGCCACGATAGTAGTAACCCACTACCAGCGATTGTTGGATTACATCGTTCCAGATTTTGTCCATGTTTTATACAAAGGCAGAATTGTAAAGTCTGCGGGAAAAGAGTTAGCTAAAGAACTGGAGGCAAAAGGTTACGACTGGATAAAAGCAGAAGAACTTGTTAACTAA
- the sufD gene encoding Fe-S cluster assembly protein SufD, which produces MGSTVTERDLTNEIISAFPAKAFSVGVEDRKKALGHFEKLGLPTTKSEEYRFTPITKSLLKNSNWNVDNSTSAIASIDEFLIEGMDASVFVFINGIYSEKLSRIIHSPSEVTVSSLEKSLINHTKVVNRYFGKFSPSESDSFAAWNGAFWQSGLFIHVKENVSVEKPLFILHVNDAKQEHVQVQTRLLAVVEKNSSLSIVEKFESTGDHPVFHNFCEEIVLAEQARLEYCKIQNDSGKSIQVANTVIHQSESSKVDTFTLTLKGEIVRNNFSIVIDGENCESHFHGLYLLDGNTLADNHTVVDHKKPNSFSNELYKGIMDGQSKGVFNGKIFVRPQAQKTNAFQSNRNILMSDASTVNTKPQLEIWADDVKCSHGCTSGQLDEEALFYLKTRGIPHDTAKAMLLYAFALDVLVPVKNEQLKSYLDGLISSRLHKNL; this is translated from the coding sequence ATGGGTAGCACAGTAACGGAAAGAGATTTGACCAATGAAATAATTTCGGCTTTTCCGGCCAAAGCATTTTCGGTTGGTGTTGAGGACAGAAAGAAAGCGCTGGGGCATTTTGAAAAATTAGGATTGCCAACTACCAAAAGTGAAGAGTATCGCTTCACCCCTATCACAAAATCGCTTTTAAAAAATAGTAATTGGAATGTCGACAATTCAACATCCGCCATCGCTTCTATTGATGAGTTTTTGATTGAAGGAATGGACGCCTCAGTGTTCGTTTTTATAAATGGCATCTATTCTGAAAAACTTTCCAGGATAATTCATTCTCCCAGTGAAGTAACTGTATCTTCCCTCGAAAAATCGCTGATAAATCACACCAAAGTAGTGAATCGCTATTTTGGAAAGTTCTCTCCTAGCGAATCAGATTCATTTGCCGCCTGGAATGGTGCCTTTTGGCAAAGCGGTCTTTTCATTCATGTAAAAGAAAATGTATCTGTAGAGAAACCACTCTTTATTTTGCATGTAAATGATGCAAAACAAGAACACGTGCAAGTCCAAACGCGCTTGTTAGCAGTTGTTGAGAAGAACAGTTCATTGAGCATCGTTGAGAAGTTTGAAAGCACTGGCGACCATCCCGTATTTCATAATTTTTGTGAAGAGATTGTGCTCGCTGAGCAAGCGCGGTTGGAATATTGCAAAATTCAGAACGATTCAGGAAAAAGTATTCAGGTAGCCAATACCGTTATTCATCAATCTGAATCCAGCAAAGTAGACACCTTTACCTTAACCTTAAAGGGTGAAATCGTTCGCAATAATTTTTCCATCGTGATTGATGGAGAGAATTGTGAATCTCACTTTCATGGTTTGTATTTATTGGATGGAAATACTTTGGCCGATAACCACACTGTTGTGGACCACAAGAAACCCAACTCTTTCAGCAATGAATTGTACAAGGGAATTATGGATGGCCAATCGAAAGGTGTTTTCAACGGAAAAATTTTTGTAAGACCGCAAGCTCAAAAAACAAATGCGTTTCAATCAAACCGAAATATCTTGATGAGTGACGCTTCTACCGTTAATACAAAGCCTCAACTGGAGATTTGGGCAGATGACGTAAAGTGCTCGCATGGGTGTACCAGCGGTCAATTAGACGAAGAAGCTTTATTTTATTTAAAGACAAGAGGCATTCCACATGATACCGCGAAAGCGATGCTGTTGTATGCCTTTGCGTTGGATGTTTTGGTCCCGGTAAAAAATGAACAATTGAAATCGTATTTAGACGGATTGATTTCAAGTCGATTACACAAAAATTTATAG
- a CDS encoding transposase — translation MNQDSFANFGSMNEAMVFSKEHAEFLTVTCLEWKHVLAEDRFKDIIIDSLTYLTKSQRVYVYGFVIMSNHFHLLWQMIGDHKRSNVQRDFLKYTGQQILKLLQRDQAAILKDLQVNAKDRKHQVWERNSLGVPLWTPEVFWQKLDYVHNNPVKAGLCKSPEDYKYSSARYDEKNEKDWVFLTHHEG, via the coding sequence ATGAACCAAGATAGTTTCGCTAATTTTGGCTCGATGAACGAGGCAATGGTTTTCTCAAAAGAGCATGCTGAGTTTTTGACCGTTACGTGCTTAGAATGGAAGCACGTGCTGGCAGAGGACAGGTTCAAAGATATTATAATTGACAGCCTTACGTATCTCACCAAGTCCCAACGTGTTTACGTTTATGGTTTTGTCATCATGTCCAATCATTTCCATTTGCTTTGGCAAATGATAGGTGACCATAAGCGAAGCAACGTGCAGCGTGATTTTCTAAAATACACAGGCCAGCAGATATTGAAGCTGCTGCAAAGGGATCAAGCGGCCATACTAAAAGATTTGCAGGTAAATGCTAAAGATCGCAAGCACCAAGTATGGGAAAGGAATTCATTGGGTGTTCCGCTATGGACGCCAGAAGTATTTTGGCAGAAGTTAGATTATGTTCATAACAACCCAGTGAAGGCTGGGTTGTGTAAGTCGCCAGAAGATTACAAATATTCGAGTGCTCGGTATGATGAGAAGAATGAAAAAGATTGGGTATTTTTAACTCATCATGAAGGGTAA
- a CDS encoding DsrE family protein: MKFLLVVAAAFIMIASHAQTRVFPAVKLYGGIFEIPYAVEKPDPTMKYNIVVEVERESEKPDSLSWALNNVARLVNLHVMGGVPRENLDVVIVLHGGATYITMNNDQYHKKYKKDNPNLGLFQELSKAGVKMFVCGQSLINRKVDRTKMVPEVKIATSMLTTLTTYQLKGYALLKFN, translated from the coding sequence ATGAAATTTTTACTAGTAGTAGCTGCTGCTTTCATAATGATAGCTAGCCACGCCCAAACCCGTGTATTTCCTGCCGTGAAATTGTATGGTGGCATTTTTGAAATTCCGTATGCGGTGGAGAAGCCGGATCCGACCATGAAGTATAACATTGTGGTGGAGGTAGAGCGCGAAAGCGAAAAACCCGATTCGTTAAGTTGGGCATTGAACAACGTAGCTCGGTTAGTGAACCTGCATGTAATGGGTGGTGTGCCGAGAGAAAATTTAGATGTAGTAATTGTGCTGCACGGTGGTGCCACCTACATCACCATGAACAATGATCAGTACCATAAAAAGTACAAGAAAGACAATCCCAACCTTGGGTTGTTCCAAGAGCTTTCAAAAGCGGGAGTAAAGATGTTTGTATGCGGTCAATCTCTAATTAATCGCAAAGTAGATCGAACGAAGATGGTGCCGGAGGTTAAAATTGCCACCTCTATGCTGACGACACTTACTACTTACCAGTTGAAAGGTTATGCGTTGTTGAAGTTTAATTGA
- a CDS encoding MoaD/ThiS family protein, translating to MELKIKTFGVARDMMGGKEVVVKVAGSDVASLRRALMTNYPALEKLRSLFIAVNQQYAEDNQSINETDEIALIPPVSGG from the coding sequence ATGGAGTTGAAAATAAAGACATTTGGCGTTGCCCGTGACATGATGGGTGGCAAAGAAGTGGTGGTGAAAGTGGCGGGAAGTGATGTGGCCTCATTGAGAAGAGCGCTGATGACAAATTACCCCGCTCTTGAAAAGCTGCGTTCGTTATTCATTGCTGTGAACCAACAATATGCCGAAGATAACCAATCAATAAACGAGACAGATGAAATCGCTTTGATACCACCTGTGAGCGGTGGTTAG
- the moaA gene encoding GTP 3',8-cyclase MoaA, which yields MKQQLFDNHGRPINYLRLAVTDRCNLRCFYCMPEEGIHYLPKKELLSFEEIQRLVAIMASMGISKIRITGGEPFVRTDLVQLLWMIKSVEGIHDIHITTNGVLTAPHIDELKALGIASVNLSLDTLNKERFHEITRRDEFEKTWEALQLLLKANIPVKLNSVVMDGKNIDDIIPMVELTRKHPISVRFIEEMPFNGEGSHYPKLTWTHKKILEHIRLAYPSISKIQDPNHATAMHYQIPDFQGNVGIIAAFSRTFCGTCNRIRVTAQGVLKTCLYDDGVLNIKNLMREGRTDAELRNALLTAFAQRPKDGFEAEEKRSLAGVMESMSTIGG from the coding sequence ATGAAGCAGCAATTGTTTGATAACCATGGTCGCCCCATCAACTATCTTCGGTTGGCGGTTACGGATCGGTGCAACCTGCGGTGCTTCTATTGCATGCCTGAAGAGGGAATTCACTACCTCCCCAAAAAAGAATTGCTCTCGTTTGAGGAGATTCAACGATTGGTCGCCATCATGGCCTCGATGGGCATTTCCAAAATCAGAATTACTGGTGGCGAGCCCTTTGTGCGAACGGATTTGGTGCAACTCCTTTGGATGATCAAGTCAGTAGAAGGCATTCACGATATTCATATTACAACCAACGGTGTTCTTACCGCGCCCCATATAGATGAATTAAAGGCGCTTGGCATTGCTTCTGTTAATTTGAGTTTGGATACGTTGAACAAAGAGCGATTTCATGAGATCACCCGAAGAGATGAGTTTGAAAAAACATGGGAAGCACTTCAACTCTTGCTAAAGGCCAACATACCCGTCAAGCTCAATTCCGTGGTGATGGATGGAAAAAATATTGATGACATTATCCCGATGGTGGAACTCACTAGGAAACATCCTATTTCAGTAAGGTTTATTGAAGAGATGCCATTTAACGGGGAGGGCAGCCACTATCCGAAACTAACCTGGACGCATAAAAAGATTTTGGAACATATTCGCTTGGCCTATCCATCCATTTCAAAAATCCAAGATCCAAATCATGCCACGGCCATGCATTATCAAATACCAGACTTTCAAGGCAATGTAGGAATCATTGCGGCTTTTTCGCGCACGTTTTGTGGTACATGCAACCGCATTCGTGTGACAGCGCAAGGCGTTTTAAAAACTTGTTTGTATGATGATGGTGTACTAAATATCAAAAACTTGATGCGAGAGGGAAGGACCGATGCAGAATTGAGGAACGCATTACTCACCGCCTTTGCTCAGCGACCAAAGGATGGATTTGAAGCGGAGGAGAAACGTAGCTTAGCAGGCGTAATGGAATCAATGTCAACGATAGGAGGGTAG